The proteins below come from a single Melitaea cinxia chromosome 9, ilMelCinx1.1, whole genome shotgun sequence genomic window:
- the LOC123656663 gene encoding uncharacterized protein LOC123656663, with protein sequence MSEGDVSLIRDEDVLRRMWQQTEDFSRKKEIRTHMYKLREERLRNLYSPEPGAEVKGCEFSSTQGHVKSFADQSFQSMKSKEVRDAGSPPKEFTYRGQDLKELSNAGWNVESENRTTDDGRTHVKSIHANIEGQYDVDGGRGQFAAVDHNKQAITEYDDGNTSLKRNENVSNTAAHEQVVRKTDDGTQFSSTTSSSTSTSKFEQISSKHESVPYTNDNYDLSSEKCYDTNRNENLTSNRLTKTTEYEQNLRNDFDNGDVISRKVEYPDENTKVIVETRRLPDGTRVTSTRREFRAPAVQTSRSEQHSHQIKTESKSSSYAATQQRSHINESSSKTIRETIDNSKQDIVDSQKTIDDFEFKRHHDFDHSHNKVLEHDTRNKINDSKRDTTIYDTHVDDNTRREVFTTHDDENTKRSDINEVQSTKNVEERVHNITRENVIVERKTSSDQYQSTYQSDYSQRKISNEWSPAHQAWASTLRSDTPTRPSTRASSPGSKTFKSSTSSLRSSVSPDKSQRKPSSRGGSPSKIDRHSPSTTVTEKYSSNYSTNTVTEKTNRYVSPDEKMQDNYRPRSSASPEKRHYPTRGPSSSPDRKFRDYKPDHSRPKSPIKRNENTFPTTNISPDRKTQDNYRPRSSASPEKPHYPARGPSSSPDRKFRDFEPNDFRSKSPVKPNDYTSQRSNLSPDRKIKTSRTSPSPSDDMYPRSPSPKRQFPDAKERKPYHDTDVLVKDNKVDMFPSSPTKSKPSEPFESKRNLSPSPDRKIKQKPSSPTKSVSEPIQKLPKESSPSTKISKETRNENDNMPGYMRPTAASKSTPTDDSYHLPNKSEPSSKISKYRTPESPERKIYETSINTVKEDHYKFIDEETKMYTKKTSEVQIKTDSKDINESKQSLKERSPSPTKYLQKSPHSTPRSSPAKDVPNDALLSNDKPHRPSYSPTRNKSSKNDFVSTSTVETNKTTIVSTGNETLPQNLKSPSPNKSVSPTRHVTNKDEPISDNPKKLAETPTQDTPNRKSPDRVHSTPRQKSPEKKDKSFPHGRSPSPTKDTKLTINNQEIATSYEETVDTEENSRYTKTTKIDNYREDTRKESNDTVVIDKDFKNPNNQQREHSPSKNYNNKPVKNDKPEVTQDSSPNAPKSNRAPSHTSIEKSPRNSASPTKSPVRDNKYKLASDFINIEKTTEETNKNTLTRPRQLITPSTSPTRKPKLAEYAPSSGQSSPTTSVSGFEYFSHRPDKHIVTDLDEQCYTENTTDFINYEKTTDIKSPLSSKIPRRSPSPERRPIKESLPRKSSLKKPSNQISPTEKPPSNFVVSPNLENKEFIDHKVTIKDCPNKEKDKPVKPKPPFERRETYEERCRKILGMIETDSNETETVSKETTKFVQNPDSDFRSPSVSPCHSPDPDDHLVPKDTVEKTSKITKEDARLVSESIFDTKTTVSLDNISVIRKTNKNPSRETSPTKLQDITKYPSKVDKFENETESNLKTQTPDKPCYDVKPNRSHVSPVKDVPEKVLQSTDRKPEKLVGNEKLDKFPKTKKDDRIRPTSPEKRPMKSSVASTEYEQKDSVENFRQEIIKTVEVADVTDNVKPRSSVSPSRQVPKKSTSPTRSTKDNETPTISSKKINDYSTEFITSEKEKEVLDRVQKSLRKLSPDRKEKSPIQEGNVPKATTTTLRDLEIISQTDDTEDYLTETVAQITNKKVFDEEITLSEKQKVEKSKDQKISSKPPSRNVSPTKKVTNTSPVPPRSISPKKPLSPTERPLSPQVPKASGIKPREQISSHLRKPSPTSSPTKPDKSITSDVKKITSTNKQINTIKISGNKFPNNKVSPTTVHKIEQEPKRTPINKGIKDNVKKELDSKITRTASDTTLKSKKTLAQKIRSKPEIQVNDVTTGKINKQTTTTTKLLKTSLKDHQTKLPTSKPKSATALNTSTDDDDVIIDVQQAKSSRENSPDRICPTPVGNSEDIGTPRFPDEVKEPDDEYRKRNYQAIHETESIVDDIVEISEDDELFVKRTNVEYLNEEDDSLLSVNSKVSKFMTKIEDVSKPKDTTAKFKETERKVHSDFIDENLKSDDCLLSVSEKVNKFATRPINRKDNRSPTRNIVEEFDKHTTYQDDYTKLSVNDKAHLFIETAENVKTAKTKPAQKIDRPDFYDIDDELKTDDCLLSVSDKVNKFVKTAEQFLSDTQEIEEKEKKIKEQHDKIMRKIVENVDVTLSSTKTDNRTDDAERVSKTKPNFDESVRRNSFAKETVSSNAKVKDFVSPNVEINEKPSTVKITILRSNEAVKKAKALFENIATTTPKKTNEIPHSKTSKLTDKTLTNKSPKIDSTKVQPHSLDNHNKVVDDDEKKEKCLLTNIKREPSDKMVTNKSVISHEKSPRSSPTPLRPRSPENVKAKSPSRKTIEINTDIPKKDHHESEKHEKPQDKIPGYQRPTKTSQNKEEIKTTEDTEVVSSRRGSGKFGVELRRTSTERSTVSTERRRSSVEHHQPCIEDIFDLDLLEQMLEKVVGYEQRRRIRAQIRVAKKKVEKSQVDSNTFTKTKHIVSKITKTRSPERPHKSPERQNKTTTTATITTNITTTQKATSPERHPKSMPQKCLSPERDVKSRLHRTLSSEHDELKEDKPLFNGHVKDNIKVPEKQVRSRTPEKLTPKAPTKTKSPVRPHSPDKKSRPLSPNKTPSTKPKSNRFNEYASAYMKKVGLKESDKTVDIKSKKIPVDDVKTKKIETHHTIETKLSSSTKNTERISSKDAIEITQQNGKRSPSPSKVDRGHTVHRKISTERNVHTPERTHVSPERSNRNNERLQHSPERAVYSTEPTKHIPERTKQSPERTKQSPERGQRSPERTKHDYERPQHSPSRKHESPERVPHLDSSNPKTNNLKTRSSKETIIKTVYDIEKKIPAKQKQEEKPSWVTNRNLKKITTESRTFSSKKIEPEKPKYRQVSPSKVISKPIDVITSSYGPGPLDTDGKPLFGIKALRKGASNIQVKGTVIRQEFHSRNGGEPEGTVSVTAYSTEPEDLEKLLQAQGEKPSRLHGLAAITTTKKFGGDTGTTLYEVHNKEERAALDQFTHSDRRVIESRITSGNSSLDRREQKFTQENKVIEIDNEDRFGQEERSERIVDVQSETTESVNKHSNKMQKEKFERNVEIEKRGKEKLERKMEERKTVRQSSVKSLTEKFIKNASETSKSERHVYPKAGLILRTTTIKDSVSSDPSAHAGVMRADSEHSLGSDEEVTTTTTTEQVGDGMRTTTTTTTRSGHTRGQERSFLDSTTKVTGVQDILTRMKNADIVIEEGDSNADTEARALLNKFLGATVLMAGMQSYVAEKPSGKVVIKVSKYFT encoded by the exons AAGGCCACGTGAAATCATTCGCTGACCAGAGCTTCCAATCCATGAAGAGCAAGGAGGTGCGGGATGCGGGCTCCCCACCCAAGGAATTTACATACCGCGGCCAAG ATCTCAAGGAGCTATCCAATGCTGGTTGGAACGTGGAATCTGAGAACAGAACAACAGACGATGGCCGTACGCACGTGAAATCAATCCACGCCAACATCGAGGGTCAGTACGACGTCGATGGAGGCCGTGGGCAGTTTGCCGCAGTCGATCATAATAAGCAAGCGATCACTGAATATGACGACGGAAACACAAGCCTCAAGCGCAATGAAAATGTCTCCAACACTGCAGCTCATGAACAAGTCGTTCGCAAAACTGACGATGGGACTCAATTCTCATCAACGACAAGTTCATCGACGTCTACGTCTAAATTTGAACAAATATCCTCGAAACACGAATCTGTGCCATATACTAATGATAATTATGACCTTTCCTCTGAGAAATGCTACGATACTAACCGAAACGAAAACTTGACTTCGAATAGATTGACTAAAACAACTGAGTACGAACAAAATTTAAggaacgattttgataatgGTGACGTGATATCAAGAAAAGTAGAGTACCCCGATGAAAACACTAAAGTAATAGTGGAGACCCGACGTCTTCCCGACGGAACTAGGGTGACAAGCACTCGTAGAGAGTTCCGTGCCCCAGCAGTGCAGACTAGTCGCTCAGAACAGCATTCACATCAAATTAAGACTGAAAGTAAATCTTCATCTTATGCTGCAACTCAGCAACGGTCACATATTAATGAATCCTCCTCGAAAACCATTCGGGAAACTATCGATAATTCTAAGCAAGATATTGTCGATTCACAGAAGACTATTGATGATTTCGAATTCAAAAGACATCATGATTTTGATCATTCCCATAACAAAGTTCTTGAACATGATACAAGGAACAAAATAAACGACAGCAAACGCGATACAACGATATATGATACCCATGTGGATGATAATACGCGCCGTGAAGTTTTTACTACACATGACGATGAAAATACTAAACGCAGTGATATAAATGAAGTTCAGTCTACGAAGAACGTCGAAGAACGTGTTCACAATATTACTCgtgaaaatgttattgtggaAAGGAAAACTAGCTCTGATCAATATCAATCAACATATCAGTCTGATTACAGTCAGAGAAAAATAAGCAATGAGTGGAGTCCAGCTCATCAAGCATGGGCAAGCACACTTCGGTCTGATACACCAACAAGACCATCCACTAGAGCTTCTTCTCCGGGAAGTAAAACGTTTAAATCTAGCACGTCTTCTTTAAGAAGCAGCGTAAGTCCTGATAAATCACAAAGGAAACCTTCTAGTCGAGGTGGAAGCCCAAGTAAAATAGATAGACATTCTCCATCCACTACTGTTACAGAAAAATATTCCAGTAATTACTCAACTAATACAGTTACAGAAAAGACAAATAGATATGTAAGTCCAGACGAGAAAATGCAAGATAACTATCGTCCACGATCTAGTGCGAGTCCCGAAAAACGACACTATCCTACACGAGGACCTAGTTCAAGCCCAGACAGGAAGTTTAGAGATTACAAACCTGACCATTCAAGACCAAAATCTCCGATCAAACGTAATGAAAATACATTTCCGACAACTAATATAAGTCCAGACAGAAAGACACAAGATAATTACCGTCCACGATCAAGCGCAAGCCCAGAAAAACCGCATTATCCTGCACGAGGACCTAGTTCAAGCCCAGACAGAAAATTCAGAGATTTTGAACCTAATGATTTCAGATCAAAGTCTCCAGTCAAACCTAATGATTATACATCTCAAAGGTCCAATTTAAGTCCCGACAGAAAAATAAAGACAAGTCGAACTTCTCCTTCTCCATCGGATGATATGTATCCTCGCAGTCCATCACCGAAAAGACAATTTCCAGATGCGAAAGAAAGAAAACCATATCATGACACAGACGTATTAGTGAAAGATAATAAAGTGGACATGTTCCCTTCGTCACCAACTAAATCTAAACCAAGTGAACCTTTTGAGTCAAAAAGAAATCTAAGCCCAAGTCCAGACCGCAAAATTAAGCAAAAACCGTCTTCTCCAACAAAGAGTGTATCTGAGCCAATTCAAAAGTTACCCAAAGAATCATCACCATCAACAAAGATATCAAAAGAGACAAGAAATGAAAATGATAATATGCCAGGTTATATGCGGCCAACTGCTGCTAGTAAATCAACACCCACTGATGATTCTTACCATCTACCAAACAAATCGGAGCCTAGTagtaaaatatctaaatatcgTACACCCGAGAGTCCTGAACGTAAAATCTATGAAACGTCAATAAATACAGTTAAAGAAGACCATTACAAGTTTATTGATGAAGAAACGAAGATGTACACGAAAAAAACAAGTGAAGTGCAAATTAAAACAGATTCAAAAGACATAAATGAGTCTAAACAATCACTGAAGGAACGTTCGCCAAGTCctactaaatatttacaaaaaagccCCCATTCTACGCCTAGAAGCAGTCCAGCTAAAGACGTTCCAAATGACGCACTTCTTTCGAACGACAAACCCCATAGACCCAGCTATTCACCGACTAGGAACAAATCTTCGAAAAATGATTTCGTGTCTACAAGTACAgttgaaacaaataaaactacaaTAGTTTCAACTGGTAATGAAACTCTGCCACAAAACCTTAAATCTCCTAGTCCTAATAAGTCGGTATCACCGACGAGACATGTAACGAACAAAGATGAACCAATATCTGATAATCCTAAGAAGTTAGCTGAAACTCCTACCCAAGATACGCCTAACCGAAAATCACCTGATCGTGTCCATAGTACTCCTAGACAAAAGAGTCCTGAGAAAAAAGATAAATCTTTTCCTCATGGACGTAGTCCGTCACCGACAAAAGATactaaattaactattaataatCAAGAAATAGCGACTAGCTATGAAGAAACTGTTGATACTGAAGAAAATTCTAGATACaccaaaacaacaaaaattgaCAACTATAGAGAGGATACAAGAAAAGAAAGTAATGATACAGTCGTTATtgataaagattttaaaaatccAAACAATCAACAGAGGGAACATTCACCATCCAAAAATTACAACAACAAACCTGTTAAAAACGATAAACCCGAAGTTACACAAGACTCAAGCCCCAATGCTCCAAAATCAAATCGTGCTCCATCACATACATCCATTGAAAAATCTCCTAGAAACAGTGCTTCTCCCACTAAATCACCAGTTAGAGATAATAAGTACAAGCTAGCTtctgattttattaatatagaaaagACAACTGAAGAAACTAATAAGAACACTCTGACTCGGCCTAGGCAGCTTATCACGCCTTCAACAAGTCCAACTAGAAAACCAAAACTTGCTGAATATGCACCGTCTTCGGGACAAAGTTCACCAACAACGTCCGTGAGTGGCTTTGAATACTTTTCACACCGTCCAGATAAACATATCGTCACAGATTTAGACGAACAATGTTACACTGAGAATACAACAGATTTTATCAATTATGAAAAAACGACGGATATTAAAAGTCCACTCTCTTCAAAAATTCCCCGTAGATCACCATCACCAGAAAGACGCCCTATAAAAGAAAGTCTTCCAAGAAAAAGTTCTTTGAAAAAACCAAGTAACCAGATATCACCGACAGAAAAACCTCCATCAAATTTCGTCGTTTCAcctaatttagaaaataaagaatTCATTGACCATAAAGTTACAATTAAAGATTGCCCGAATAAAGAAAAGGATAAACCAGTCAAACCCAAACCACCATTTGAAAGGCGTGAAACATATGAAGAGAGATGTCGAAAGATTTTAGGCATGATTGAAACAGACTCAAACGAAACTGAAACAGTTtcaaaagaaacaacaaaatttGTTCAGAATCCAGACTCTGATTTTAGATCACCAAGTGTATCGCCCTGTCACAGTCCTGACCCAGATGATCACTTAGTTCCTAAAGACACTGTAGagaaaacctcaaaaataactaaAGAGGATGCACGCTTGGTAAGTGAATCTATATTCGATACAAAAACTACTGTTTCTCTTGATAATATTTCAGTGATacgcaaaacaaataaaaatccaTCTCGCGAAACATCTCCAACCAAACTACAAGATATCACAAAGTATCCCTCAAAAGTTGATAAGTTTGAAAATGAAACTGAGTCCAATTTAAAAACGCAAACTCCAGATAAGCCGTGCTACGATGTTAAACCCAATCGTTCACACGTTAGTCCTGTAAAGGATGTTCCGGAAAAAGTTCTACAAAGTACGGACCGTAAACCAGAGAAACTAGTTGGCAACGAAAAATTAGATAAATTTCCTAAAACCAAAAAAGATGATAGGATTAGGCCTACTAGTCCTGAAAAAAGACCAATGAAATCATCGGTAGCATCAACTGAGTATGAACAAAAAGATTCGGTCGAAAATTTTAgacaagaaattataaaaacagtTGAAGTTGCAGATGTAACAGACAATGTCAAGCCAAGATCCTCAGTATCTCCATCACGGCAAGTACCTAAAAAATCTACTTCACCTACAAGAAGTACTAAAGATAATGAGACACCTACAATTTCctcgaaaaaaataaatgactaCAGCACCGAATTTATTacttctgaaaaagaaaaagaagtatTAGACAGAGTTCAAAAATCTTTAAGGAAACTTTCCCCAGATCGTAAAGAAAAATCTCCAATTCAAGAAGGCAACGTACCAAAAGCCACAACTACTACCTTAAGAGATCTAGAAATAATATCTCAAACCGATGACACTGAAGACTATTTAACGGAAACTGTTGCAcagataacaaataaaaaagttttcgaTGAAGAAATAACTTTATCTGAAAAACAAAAGGTTGAAAAAAGCAAGGACCAAAAAATATCAAGCAAACCTCCCTCAAGAAATGTTTCTCCAAcgaaaaaagttacaaatacaTCTCCTGTGCCACCTAGAAGCATATCTCCTAAGAAACCACTGTCGCCGACCGAAAGACCTCTGTCGCCACAGGTACCCAAAGCAAGTGGAATTAAACCAAGAGAACAAATATCTTCTCACCTCAGAAAACCTTCACCAACGTCATCGCCAACGAAACCCGATAAGAGTATTACGTCAGACGTAAAAAAGATAACATCAACGAATAAACAgattaatactataaaaatatctgGTAACAAGTTCCCAAATAATAAGGTATCTCCGACAACTGTACACAAAATAGAACAGGAACCTAAAAGAACACCAATAAATAAAGGTATTaaagataatgtgaaaaaagagTTAGACTCCAAAATAACACGAACAGCTAGTGACACAACTTTGAAATCGAAAAAGACATTAGCACAGAAAATTAGATCGAAACCTGAAATACAAGTTAATGACGTAACAActggtaaaattaataaacaaacgaCTACCACCACAAAATTGCTGAAGACTTCACTAAAAGATCATCAAACAAAACTACCAACAAGCAAACCTAAATCAGCAACAGCTTTAAATACATCAACTGATGACGATGATGTAATTATTGATGTACAACAAGCTAAGTCCTCTCGTGAAAATTCTCCCGACCGTATATGCCCAACTCCTGTCGGGAACTCAGAAGACATAGGAACTCCTAGATTCCCTGATGAAGTAAAAGAACCGGATGATGAATATCGTAAACGTAATTATCAAGCTATTCATGAAACTGAATCAATAGTGGATGATATTGTAGAAATAAGTGAAGATGAcgaattatttgttaaaagaaCGAATGTAGAGTATTTAAATGAAGAAGATGATAGCCTTCTTAGCGTCAACAGTAAAGTATCAaaatttatgacaaaaataGAAGACGTTTCTAAACCTAAAGACACAACGGCGAAATTTAAAGAAACCGAAAGAAAAGTGCATTCTGACTTTATCGACGAGAATTTAAAATCGGACGACTGCTTACTGTCTGTGTCTGAAAAGGTTAACAAGTTTGCTACACGTCCTATAAATAGAAAAGATAACAGAAGTCCTACTCGTAATATCGTTGAAGAATTTGATAAGCATACTACATATCAGGACGACTACACAAAATTAAGTGTAAATGACAAAgctcatttatttattgaaacagCAGAAAATGTTAAAACAGCAAAAACTAAACCTGCACAAAAAATTGACCGCcccgatttttatgatattgATGATGAGCTGAAAACCGATGATTGTTTGCTGAGCGTTTCcgacaaagtaaataaattcgTGAAAACGgctgagcaatttttgagtgaTACACAAGaaatagaagaaaaagaaaagaagatTAAAGAACAGCATGATAAGATTATGagaaaaattgttgaaaatgtTGACGTTACTCTTTCAAGCACAAAAACTGATAACCGGACAGACGATGCTGAAAGAGTTTCAAAAACAAAACCAAATTTCGATGAAAGTGTTCGCCGAAACTCTTTTGCTAAAGAAACAGTATCATCCAACGCAAAAGTAAAGGATTTCGTTAGTCCTAACGTAGAAATCAATGAAAAGCCTTCTACTGTAAAGATAACAATCCTACGAAGTAATGAAGCCGTAAAAAAGGCTAAGGCATTATTTGAAAACATTGCCACTACTACTCCTAAAAAGACTAATGAGATTCCTCATTCAAAAACGTCAAAATTAACCGATAAAACTTTAACCAACAAGTCACCCAAGATAGATTCAACCAAAGTTCAACCTCATTCTTTGGATAACCACAATAAAGTTGTAGATGATGATGAGAAGAAAGAAAAATGTCTCCTAACCAATATTAAACGCGAACCTTCGGATAAAATGGTAACGAATAAGTCAGTCATTAGTCATGAAAAGAGCCCTCGGAGTAGTCCAACACCTTTAAGACCTCGTTCACCTGAAAATGTTAAAGCAAAGTCTCCATCTCGTAAAACAATAGAAATCAACACCGATATACCGAAGAAAGATCATCATGAATCAGAAAAACATGAAAAACCCCAAGACAAAATACCTGGTTATCAAAGACCAACAAAAACCAGCCAAaacaaagaagaaataaaaacaacagaAGACACCGAAGTAGTAAGCAGCAGACGCGGAAGCGGAAAATTTGGTGTTGAACTTCGACGAACAAGTACTGAGAGATCGACTGTCAGTACCGAACGTCGCCGCAGTAGCGTTGAGCACCATCAGCCCTGCATAGAAGATATCTTTGATTTGGACCTCCTAGAACAAATG ttGGAAAAGGTCGTGGGCTATGAGCAGAGACGTAGAATAAGGGCACAAATACGAGTAGCAAAAAAGAAAGTAGAGAAAAGTCAAGTCGATTCAAATACTTTCACAAAAACAAAGCACATTGTTAgtaaaattacgaaaacaaGGTCACCTGAGCGCCCACATAAGTCGCCAGAACGTCAAAATAAAACTACTACTACGGCTACAATAACTACCAATATTACTACTACTCAAAAAGCTACATCTCCAGAACGTCATCCTAAGTCTATGCCACAAAAATGCTTATCTCCTGAACGCGATGTTAAGTCACGTTTACATAGAACTTTGTCTTCAGAGCATGATGAGCTTAAAGAAGATAAACCTTTATTTAATGGACATGTAAAAGACAATATTAAAGTACCTGAAAAACAAGTCAGATCGCGTACTCCTGAAAAATTAACACCAAAAGCACCAACTAAAACTAAGAGTCCAGTTCGTCCACACAGTCCAGATAAAAAATCGAGACCTCTTTCACCAAATAAAACACCCTCTACTAAACCAAAATCGAATCGTTTCAATGAATATGCTTCAGCTTATATGAAAAAAGTTGGACTCAAAGAATCTGATAAGACTGTAGACatcaaatcgaaaaaaattcCTGTTGATGATgtgaaaacaaagaaaattgAAACACACCACACAATTGAAACTAAACTTTCGTCGTCTACTAAAAATACTGAACGTATATCTTCAAAGGACGCTATTGAAATTACTCAACAAAACGGAAAAAGGTCACCATCGCCATCAAAAGTTGACAGAGGTCATACTGTACATAGGAAGATTTCTACAGAACGTAACGTTCACACTCCTGAACGCACACATGTTAGTCCTGAACGCTCTAATCGAAACAATGAGCGACTTCAACACAGTCCTGAACGTGCTGTGTACAGTACTGAACCTACAAAGCACATACCTGAACGTACTAAGCAAAGTCCTGAACGTACTAAGCAAAGTCCTGAACGCGGTCAACGTAGTCCTGAGCGTACTAAACATGATTATGAACGACCGCAACACAGCCCTTCCCGCAAACATGAAAGTCCCGAAAGAGTGCCTCATCTGGACTCAAGCAACCCAAAAACCAATAACTTAAAAACCCGATCGAGTAAGGAAACTATTATCAAAACAGTATACGATATAGAAAAGAAAATTCCCGCAAAACAAAAGCAAGAGGAAAAACCGTCTTGGGTGACTAACAGGAacttaaagaaaattacaacAGAGTCTCGTACGTTCAGTTCTAAAAAAATAGAACCTGAAAAACCAAAATACCGTCAAGTGAGTCCATCGAAAGTAATATCAAAACCAATCGATGTTATAACATCCAGTTACGGTCCAGGCCCTCTGGATACTGACGGTAAACCTCTGTTTGGTATAAAGGCTTTAAGAAAAGGGGCTTCAAATATCCAAG TGAAAGGTACTGTCATTCGTCAAGAGTTCCACTCGCGGAACGGTGGCGAGCCGGAGGGCACAGTCTCCGTCACGGCGTATTCTACTGAACCTGAGGATTTGGAGAAGTTACTGCAGGCTCAAGGTGAAAAACCCTCAAGACTCCATGGTTTGGCCGCTATTACTACCACGAAAAAGTTCGGCGGTGATACCGGAACAACATTATATGAAGTTCACAAC AAAGAAGAACGCGCAGCCCTCGATCAGTTCACGCATAGTGATCGTAGAGTCATTGAAAGTAGAATAACCAGTGGTAACAGCAGTTTGGACAGAAGGGAACAGAAGTTCACACAGGAGAACAAGGTCATTGAAATCGACAATGAAGATAGGTTCGGTCAAGAGGAAAGGTCGGAACGAATTGTAGATGTTCAATCGGAAACCacagaaagtgtaaataaacaTAGTAATAAAATGCAGAAGGAGAAGTTTGAGAGAAATGTAGAAATAGAGAAAAGAGGAAAGGAGAAGTTGGAGAGGAAAATGGAAGAACGGAAAACAGTCAGACAGAGTTCCGTAAAATCTCTAACTgagaaattcattaaaaatgcAA GCGAGACTTCTAAATCGGAGCGCCACGTGTACCCGAAGGCCGGGCTCATCCTACGCACGACCACCATAAAGGATAGCGTCTCCAGTGATCCGTCAGCTCACGCTG GTGTAATGCGCGCAGACAGCGAACACAGCCTGGGATCTGACGAGGAAGTGACAACCACGACGACCACAGAGCAGGTCGGTGACGGTATGCGAACGACCACGACCACGACCACGAGATCTGGTCACACGCGCGGTCAGGAGCGCTCCTTCCTCGACAGCACCACGAAGGTCACCGGGGTTCAGGACATTCTCACGAGGATGAAAAATGCTGATATTG TAATCGAGGAGGGTGACAGCAACGCAGACACAGAAGCCCGCGCGCTGCTCAACAAGTTCCTCGGCGCCACCGTGCTCATGGCCGGCATGCAGAGCTACGTCGCCGAGAAGCCTTCGGGAAAGGTCGTGATCAAGGTCAGTAAATATTTCACATGA